GATGGCCACAGCCACTTCGTGGCTTCGCCATGACGGATTTTTATTAATTTCCTATCCACTCAACAACACATACTCGCAATGACGGTTCGTGGGTATTACTTCCCGTCTTCTTTACCATCCTTCACGTCATTACGCGAAGAAAAAAGTTTATTAGTATATTCTTTACTCTTATTATCCGGTTTGCTTGCTTGGTAATTTTGATCAATTACTTTATCTTTAAAAATTCTTGCCGGAGCTAACGCTGCCTTTCCCATCGGTTTAGCTACCGAGCTTATATCGCTCATAATAGACGCAGTAGGGTTAGTAGGTGCTTGATAATTACCTTCTTGTCTAGCAGGAGTAACATTTGTTAATTGTGCAACTACAATTGAAACATAATTTACTAATCCATAAGACATTAAACAATATGAGAAAAAGAGTAAAGCGGTAGTAAATAATACTAAGAAAGTATTAGTATCATGTGCTAAAAGGTTAGCGCTAGTAACTGCAGGAACTTCCGGTATGAAAAAAGGTATGCCCGGTAAAAACGGTAGAGTAAAAGAAAAACTCCAATCAACGCCAAGGTGACTTAAATCAAGTCCTATTTTTATCGGGATAAGCGTTCCCCAGCAGGCTCTGACAATTACTTTTAAAAGTTGTTCGGATAATATTTGATCTACTAGCAAGAAAAAAATTAGGAGTATTGTCGGTTGCATCACATAACTAAGTAATGTCGATAACCAATTATCGAATAAGCTTTTAGTTTTTTCAAATAACATTAATATTATAAAAAACGGTGCTAAGGAAATCATAACGGACATGCCTATAAAAGCTATAATATAACCGATTATAACTTCTAATATGGCTCTGAAATAAAATATAAGAGCACAAATAGTCATAATTGCTATAAATGCTAGACCGTTTTGAATTTGCAGGAGCTGAATAAAAAGTAATCCCCAAACTCGACCGTTAGTATATTTATCAAATATAGGGTCAATGAAACCGAAAATATTTGCTTGCGAGCTGCTAGCCCCTACAACATTTCTGAAAAAATAATCAATACCGTTTATAAATGCACTAAATAAATATTTATTAAAAAAATCCCAACTTTCCGGTTGAAGCAAAAAAGCTACTATAGTTATTTTAAATATTCTCGTTACAACCTCTTTTGCCGTTAATTTTAAAGCTCCCATTACAAACATTAACCCAAATATAACTACATAAAGCGTTAATGATGCTTTAGCAATATTCTGGATAGCAGAATTTTTGAGTAATTTTCGATAAAAATTTTCCGTGAAGGTTTTAAATTGATCGGTAATAGGTTTTATTGCGCCGTTATAAACTATATCTGAAAACCATGTCGTTCCGGTATAATTAGCATAATCTACGATAATCGAGCCTTGCGGTAGATAAGAGCTAGTGTTTGTTACTCTTAACCACAGATAGCCGTCTTGATACGCATCGGTTGAAAAATCTTGATCTACCGCTCTGCCTGAAGTTGAATTATCAGGTGTTGTACCGGCCGGTGCTATAAGATATTCTACTTTTATATTGTTTAGATCGACATTACTAACGGTATTATCGCCGTTACCTATTTCTATTTGAAATTGATAGCTACCGAAATGTATGAATTTAGCACCCCATTTAACACTATTAATATATGTTGAAAATTTATTAAAATCACTGAATTGCAGCCAATCACTCATCTTAGAAGATTGGTCAAACATACCGCTAATCGGTAAATCGGTAGTAAAATCTAAATCACCGCCGACAGTTGATTTATAATAAAGAAACGGAAGCATAGAATCGCTTATTTCTACTAATGGGATTCCTGCCGGTTTTACGATTTGACTATTGATTTTTATTGCTATATCTGTACCGTACCGATAATAACAAGCAGAGTCGTTTATAGGGTAAGGGCATACTGTTATTTGATCCATAAGGCTTTTAGCGCCACTTGACGTAAAAGCTTGCCCTACCAGTGCCATACTATTATTTCCTATATAGCGAGTATTTACCCCACTTCCTTCACATAAGCTATTATTTCGAGCCGGATCGAGAATGTTACATATTTTATCTGCAGTACCGTATAATATTCTGTTATCTCCACCGTTTATAGTAGGATTCGTATAAAGTGCTGAAGCAGCAAGTACATTGTTGAGTCCAAGGTCTTGAGTCAAAACGTTATTTTCAGTTGTAGCACTAAAAAAGCTAGATGGAGAAATAAATTTTAAATTTATCACATCCCCTATTTCAACTCGAATTTTTTTTCTTCCTCCTGTAAAATTAATATAATTAATATAATCCTGCATTTTAGGAAATGCTATAGCGCCAAGGTCTTTATCAACGGGGTTAGAAGTAAATGCAGGAAAATCATTAGCCTCGTATTGTTTAGTTTGGTAATTATAAGTTTTAATGAAAATTTGCGGTTTATCAAATCTAGGGTCTATACGATATAATACTAAATATTTTCTAGGTTGCGGTGTTATTCCTGTCGTAACCCAACTAAATTTTATTGATTTACCTTTTTCAACGTTGTTACCGGTTGATTGCCAAATTCCGGAATTTGTAATATCAAGCGATGTTCTACCGGTTTTAAAGCTAGTAAATTCCGGAACCTCTAGGCAACCGAATAAATTTTTTAATTCCCCACTAGCGGTTGACATCCAAGTAAACGTATCATCAGCTTTGACCGGTGATATGTTTAGCAGAATCAATAAAACTAATCCTTTTAGAATTTTTATCATATTGTAATTATAAATTTTGTTTAGTGTGTTTGCTCATGTCATTCCCACACTCCTTATGTCATTCCCGTGAAAACGGAGCATTGTTGCATGGCTAATAATTTACCGTATTACGGTTATTATAAGTACGGTGTCATACCGTGACTTGACCCACTAGTGTACGAACGTTTAAATAAAGAGGTAAAAATTCTGTCATTCCGTGGCTACGACCACGGAATCCAGCTTATAATATCATAAAAAGATTCTAAAATAAGTCTAATATGGCTTTATTTTCCTGGATGCCGTGATCAAGTCACGGCATGACACGGCCTTTTTTCAACGTTCGTACAGTAGTGGACTTGACCACGGTATCCAGAAAAACCTTAATAAAAAGACTGGATGCCGTGGTCAAGCCACGGCATGACACCGAAACACTTTGCAAAAATCCATCCAAGCAATACGTCCTTACTTATCACTCTTTTCTTCACCGCTATCCTCCGGTTTTTTACTTTCCGGAGTAGTATTACGATTTTTCTGAGCTTCGTCCAACGTGCTATTCCTGGTTTTTAACCTTTGTTTAGCTCCCTGCTTAATTTTAGCTCTCGATTCTTTATCCATTCCTATTTGTTTTAATGCTCCGGTTTCAGCTGTGTCCGACATTGCTCCGCCTATTTTTGTTGCCGAAGGTCCGGTAGCGCTCGTTAACTTTGCTACCATCTCACCGGAAAATTCTACATAGCCGTACATACCGTAAGCAATAATTACTAAAGCGATGATATGTTGCATATTAACACCCATCATACCGGAATTGTAATCCATTCCCCATGGAGCAAACCAATTAATACAAAAAATCGGTACATTAAGTAAATTATTGTCAAGACCGGCTATACCGACAAACGGAATTTTTATAGCTAATGCACATTTCCAGCAAACACTATATCCTAAAACAAAATCTAAATAAATTGTGAATAATTGAGTAAGTACGATAATGCCTGCCATCAGAATTACCGGTTCAAGCATATATCTAAGTGTAAATCTTACCCAGTTATCAAATAAATATCTGGTAAAATCAAATAACATAAAAGTAAGAAATAAAGGAGCTATACCGATTAATATACAAGTGGCCATAAATGCCATAATATAAACGGCAACAGCTCGAAGAGCCGTAATAATTACAATCATTATAGCAACAAAAACAATGATAAAGTAAATTATTCCGCTAAGTCCCAAAGAAAGTAGCGCTAGTAATTGAGCAATAAATGTTTGACTAAAAAATATTTTACTCATTACCGCATCTAAAAACATAAACGGATTAGAAATTGTATTAGTAGAAGTAAATAAACTGTATCCGCTCATATTAGAAATGATTTCATCGGAAAAACCGGTGATCGCATTAAATAGATAATTATTAAAAAATTCAAAAGTATTGCTGTTCATCAGTCCGCTAACAATACCGATCTTTATTATCCTAATTACTAATTCTTGTTGATTTATTTTAACAAATCCAAGTAAATACATCGCTCCGTAAACCATAACATATAGGATTAGCATTGCTTTAATATAATTGAAAAAATTAGTACAAGAAGAGCTATCACTTCTATTATAGCAAACCATATTCTGAAAAATACTTTCAGCGGCGCTTTGGACTTTAGTTTTAAATAATGTGAGCAGGGGCGTCATGACTTTAATAGTAAAGCTTCCTACTTGCTGGGAAGTAGAAAACTTCACTTGATAGCTGCCTTCGCTGTTTTTATAATCTTGTTGATCATTTAAAATTCTCACCCATAAATAACCCTCGCCGCCCACGGTAATTGTTGCCTTACCTTTTTTAACGTCAATTCCGGAGGGTGAGTAAGATTTGCCGCTAGAATTTGGATTTTCGGCAGAAGCTACCGTTATATATTGTACTTTACCGCGATCGGTAAAAACATCGGTGAAACTATTACCGTTTTCTCTATAACATTTGGTTTGTTTAATATTTAAAACATATCCTCCCGTGTTTTTACTAGCATCTTGCGATGGCGGACTCCAAAGGCGGTATTGTAAGTAACTTTTGGAGACTTTAGTATTAAAAAAAGGTGTCTTATAGATAACTTTGTAAATATCGCCATATTCGGCCGGTTGATCCGAAGGATCTACAAATGTAGCAAATTGGGTAGTACCGATATTTTTATCTACCGTTCCGGAAGAATTCATTTGCCATATCAAGCCTGTGGATCCCTTACCGCCGTTACCGTCAGCCGTATACCAAAAATACTTTAATTTTGAAAGCTGCGATTCTTCTACGGTGCCTTGGCATGTGCCGGCAATCCATCCACCTAGTCCATTACATTTTCCTTTTATAAAATCTAAATTTTTCGGGTTACGGTCAGTAACTATATCAGGGCATTGCCCGTTTGGTGGTATTCTAGAATTATTAGCGCATTCTAAATTTAAAAAATCAGTAAATAACTTACTTAAATCATCGGACCAGGGAACAGTAAAAGTTCCGTCATCTTTATAGGGATCAGGCATCGAACTAGTAATATTTATCCATGCCCCGCATGAATCACATATATCTTCTCCACAGCATATTTTTCCTAAGGTACAAGGACACCCTAATGCGCACCCTCCCATAAAACTTTTATCACAATAATGATGATAATTACATTTCCAATAATCATTTTGCCATTTACAATCAGAAGTATATTCACCTGAATAAACAGAATATCTGCCGCATATCGGGCTATAGGTAGTTTTACCTTGAGTACAATCTGCCGTAACAACGGTATTTTTAAACGCATCCGCTACACCGCCGTTATAGTTCGGTGAAATAGAAACTATAATTCGGTCATTATTATATAATTCGGCGATGTTACGCCATTCAGCATTTTTAGCATCAATTATTAAAGATACCGGTTGGGTATTAACATCCGTAACGCGAGGGATAGGTATTTGATTACCGTTATCATCTAAATTAGATTTACCCGGTCTTGTTTGTTCCGTAAATTGTAAATTATCTTTCGGTATATAAGCAAGGCATAAGCTAAGTTGTCCCTCTATTTGTAATTTAAGTACTTGCTGATTCTGAACCGAAATATTAGTATTTAACCATTCTCCGTAACGATTAGGATCGGGAATAAGCTTACTCGTGCCGTTGGGAGTAGAGATATTAGAATAGTTGCCAGTAGCGTTAAGTGTGACCGTATCGGTAATAGCATCCATTCCGCCTTTACCGCTATCGTCATATCTCATGAAACAGCCGTTGCCCATGCTAACGGCTCCTATCATAGCGAGTGCTGCAAGAATAAAACACACTAACGTTGCTATTATTGCAACCACACCTAAAACTTTTAATAAATTACCTTGCATATTATTTTACTTACCTCCTCCGGATGCAAGATCGCTAACAGTGCCACCGCCGCCGCTTGCAGAATTTGCATCACCGCTTTGCGGTCCGCCGCTGCGTCCTCCTCCGCCTCCGGGTGCCGGCATTGCAGGCGGTTTACCTTGTGCAGTTTGCGCCGCATCTTTAACAAAAGCCGCTCCTTGCTTTACTAAATCGACAATTTTAGTCGGACTTGCCGTTACTGCATCCATATTAGGTCCGCTAGTCAAATCAGCGGCAAATTGGCCGATAGATTTGGAAAAATAGTAAAAAATAATTGAAAAAACTAATACACACAGAAGTTCGGCAAGAATAGAAACTATGTCTTTAACAATTGATTTTATAGGAAAAAGTATTAACAAATGTTCTTCCCATCCTTGTCCTGCATAATATTGTAATAATTTGTATCCTAAGCTATTTTGGCATTGAGTTTTATCGCTATCCGGTAGCCTTAGTTCAAAAGTACTGAATTTAATATTATTATTTGCATAATCATGCCTTAAAAATTCACAATTTTTATATATTGCCGAATCGTACATAGTAAGCAACAATGCTATAAAACCGGCTATTATCGCCGGTTGCAGCGCGCAAGATAAACAAATTTTTAGCCATGAATCAAAATAAGCTTTTGTTCTAGTAAATAACATCATCG
This genomic window from Rickettsia endosymbiont of Ceutorhynchus obstrictus contains:
- a CDS encoding type IV secretion system protein → MKILKGLVLLILLNISPVKADDTFTWMSTASGELKNLFGCLEVPEFTSFKTGRTSLDITNSGIWQSTGNNVEKGKSIKFSWVTTGITPQPRKYLVLYRIDPRFDKPQIFIKTYNYQTKQYEANDFPAFTSNPVDKDLGAIAFPKMQDYINYINFTGGRKKIRVEIGDVINLKFISPSSFFSATTENNVLTQDLGLNNVLAASALYTNPTINGGDNRILYGTADKICNILDPARNNSLCEGSGVNTRYIGNNSMALVGQAFTSSGAKSLMDQITVCPYPINDSACYYRYGTDIAIKINSQIVKPAGIPLVEISDSMLPFLYYKSTVGGDLDFTTDLPISGMFDQSSKMSDWLQFSDFNKFSTYINSVKWGAKFIHFGSYQFQIEIGNGDNTVSNVDLNNIKVEYLIAPAGTTPDNSTSGRAVDQDFSTDAYQDGYLWLRVTNTSSYLPQGSIIVDYANYTGTTWFSDIVYNGAIKPITDQFKTFTENFYRKLLKNSAIQNIAKASLTLYVVIFGLMFVMGALKLTAKEVVTRIFKITIVAFLLQPESWDFFNKYLFSAFINGIDYFFRNVVGASSSQANIFGFIDPIFDKYTNGRVWGLLFIQLLQIQNGLAFIAIMTICALIFYFRAILEVIIGYIIAFIGMSVMISLAPFFIILMLFEKTKSLFDNWLSTLLSYVMQPTILLIFFLLVDQILSEQLLKVIVRACWGTLIPIKIGLDLSHLGVDWSFSFTLPFLPGIPFFIPEVPAVTSANLLAHDTNTFLVLFTTALLFFSYCLMSYGLVNYVSIVVAQLTNVTPARQEGNYQAPTNPTASIMSDISSVAKPMGKAALAPARIFKDKVIDQNYQASKPDNKSKEYTNKLFSSRNDVKDGKEDGK
- a CDS encoding type IV secretion system protein, whose protein sequence is MQGNLLKVLGVVAIIATLVCFILAALAMIGAVSMGNGCFMRYDDSGKGGMDAITDTVTLNATGNYSNISTPNGTSKLIPDPNRYGEWLNTNISVQNQQVLKLQIEGQLSLCLAYIPKDNLQFTEQTRPGKSNLDDNGNQIPIPRVTDVNTQPVSLIIDAKNAEWRNIAELYNNDRIIVSISPNYNGGVADAFKNTVVTADCTQGKTTYSPICGRYSVYSGEYTSDCKWQNDYWKCNYHHYCDKSFMGGCALGCPCTLGKICCGEDICDSCGAWINITSSMPDPYKDDGTFTVPWSDDLSKLFTDFLNLECANNSRIPPNGQCPDIVTDRNPKNLDFIKGKCNGLGGWIAGTCQGTVEESQLSKLKYFWYTADGNGGKGSTGLIWQMNSSGTVDKNIGTTQFATFVDPSDQPAEYGDIYKVIYKTPFFNTKVSKSYLQYRLWSPPSQDASKNTGGYVLNIKQTKCYRENGNSFTDVFTDRGKVQYITVASAENPNSSGKSYSPSGIDVKKGKATITVGGEGYLWVRILNDQQDYKNSEGSYQVKFSTSQQVGSFTIKVMTPLLTLFKTKVQSAAESIFQNMVCYNRSDSSSCTNFFNYIKAMLILYVMVYGAMYLLGFVKINQQELVIRIIKIGIVSGLMNSNTFEFFNNYLFNAITGFSDEIISNMSGYSLFTSTNTISNPFMFLDAVMSKIFFSQTFIAQLLALLSLGLSGIIYFIIVFVAIMIVIITALRAVAVYIMAFMATCILIGIAPLFLTFMLFDFTRYLFDNWVRFTLRYMLEPVILMAGIIVLTQLFTIYLDFVLGYSVCWKCALAIKIPFVGIAGLDNNLLNVPIFCINWFAPWGMDYNSGMMGVNMQHIIALVIIAYGMYGYVEFSGEMVAKLTSATGPSATKIGGAMSDTAETGALKQIGMDKESRAKIKQGAKQRLKTRNSTLDEAQKNRNTTPESKKPEDSGEEKSDK